A window from Nitrosopumilus adriaticus encodes these proteins:
- a CDS encoding DoxX family protein, with product MLSETKMSQNILHDITHWGIRASIGAIFLVHSLKKFDPSWQEWLVGIGIPPEMQLPIALAEFIGGILLIIGVLNRITGAVFSVILLGAIFHIRWENGFFVSKGGWEWDLVMLAAVLAIIVAGPGRISLASLIKKLPKFLY from the coding sequence ATGCTATCTGAAACTAAGATGAGTCAAAATATTCTTCATGATATCACTCATTGGGGAATTCGAGCATCAATTGGTGCGATATTTCTAGTTCATAGTTTAAAGAAATTTGATCCTAGCTGGCAGGAGTGGCTGGTAGGAATTGGCATACCTCCTGAGATGCAACTTCCAATTGCACTTGCAGAATTCATTGGAGGTATTCTGCTAATCATTGGAGTGCTAAATAGAATTACTGGTGCAGTATTTTCAGTGATATTGCTTGGTGCAATTTTCCATATTAGGTGGGAGAATGGATTTTTTGTATCAAAAGGAGGATGGGAGTGGGATCTTGTGATGCTAGCTGCAGTGTTGGCAATAATTGTTGCAGGTCCTGGAAGAATATCTCTTGCAAGTTTGATTAAGAAACTTCCAAAATTCCTCTATTAG
- a CDS encoding calcium/sodium antiporter: MELIFNFLLVGAGLVMLYFGAEWLVKGSIAISNRLGVSQLVIGLTVVAFGTSTPELAVSISSAMQGLSDVALGNVVGSNIVNIGAILGLSAIVSPIIVSKSAIRKEVPIMIGISLLLLAIIIDGKIDFVDGALLVAGIFVFTWFSYRSSKKDTDIQNVPAYQILEKNVFSKSIIFMIIGLGLLTGGSFLTVDNAVIIGASFGISELFMGLTLVAIGTSLPELITSIVAARKGHADLSVGNIVGSNIFNIMAILGISSLISGITVSEKVLIDIGIMIGFSLVLIPIMRSGFVISRKEGVLLVAGYVGYVIFLLYRQ; encoded by the coding sequence GTGGAGTTAATTTTCAACTTTTTACTTGTAGGGGCAGGATTGGTCATGCTTTACTTTGGGGCAGAATGGCTAGTAAAAGGATCAATTGCAATATCAAACAGACTGGGAGTAAGTCAGCTAGTAATTGGATTGACAGTAGTGGCTTTTGGCACATCAACTCCTGAGCTTGCAGTGAGCATTTCATCTGCAATGCAAGGACTATCAGATGTAGCTTTGGGCAACGTGGTTGGCAGCAACATCGTCAATATCGGTGCAATTCTAGGACTTTCTGCAATTGTTAGTCCGATAATTGTTTCAAAATCTGCCATAAGAAAAGAAGTGCCGATTATGATTGGCATATCACTATTACTCTTGGCGATAATCATTGATGGGAAAATTGATTTTGTTGATGGCGCATTACTTGTTGCAGGAATTTTTGTTTTTACCTGGTTTAGCTATCGCAGCTCAAAAAAAGATACAGACATTCAAAATGTACCAGCATACCAGATTTTAGAAAAAAATGTTTTTTCAAAATCAATAATTTTCATGATTATCGGTCTTGGGTTACTTACTGGTGGTTCGTTTCTTACAGTAGATAATGCTGTGATAATTGGTGCCAGTTTTGGAATATCAGAGTTATTCATGGGATTAACACTAGTGGCAATTGGAACATCCCTGCCAGAGTTAATCACATCCATTGTTGCTGCAAGAAAAGGCCATGCAGATCTTAGTGTCGGAAACATTGTCGGAAGTAACATCTTCAACATCATGGCAATTCTTGGAATATCATCATTAATCTCAGGAATTACAGTTAGTGAAAAAGTGCTAATCGATATTGGGATAATGATTGGTTTCAGCCTGGTACTAATTCCAATAATGCGCAGCGGCTTTGTCATATCCAGAAAAGAAGGAGTGCTGTTAGTTGCAGGGTATGTGGGTTATGTGATATTTTTGTTGTACAGACAATAG
- a CDS encoding universal stress protein, with the protein MYKTILVPHGGTDAGDEALKHAINAARESSKIIILHIVEAIQAPPSFALSSSEREDLLKSIDDANEEIRKDMEKRMEKSAQQCKDSGIAVEVKVEIGDAAEHILEFVEKNKVDLIVMSKRRKLKGMKKLLSLGSVSRKVVENVTCPVTLIDIEKVGEK; encoded by the coding sequence ATGTATAAAACAATCCTCGTACCTCATGGAGGAACAGATGCAGGAGATGAGGCATTAAAGCATGCCATTAATGCTGCAAGAGAATCTTCTAAAATTATCATTTTACATATTGTAGAGGCAATACAAGCCCCACCATCATTTGCATTATCATCATCTGAACGAGAAGATTTACTGAAAAGCATTGATGATGCAAACGAGGAGATCAGAAAAGACATGGAGAAGAGAATGGAAAAATCAGCTCAACAATGCAAAGATAGTGGAATTGCAGTAGAAGTCAAAGTAGAGATTGGCGATGCAGCTGAACACATTTTGGAGTTTGTTGAAAAAAACAAAGTAGATCTGATTGTCATGTCAAAACGAAGAAAGCTCAAAGGAATGAAAAAACTGCTCTCACTTGGAAGTGTCTCACGCAAAGTTGTTGAGAATGTAACTTGTCCTGTAACTTTAATTGACATAGAAAAAGTTGGGGAAAAATAA
- a CDS encoding DUF1059 domain-containing protein, protein MVDLRCGEYGFGCNYVSRGSAEKIVFDFWEHMNKEHGIDYSKETIMDSIKRKSSEPAHKPKQT, encoded by the coding sequence ATGGTGGATCTTAGGTGTGGTGAATATGGTTTTGGATGCAACTATGTATCCAGAGGAAGTGCTGAGAAAATAGTTTTTGATTTTTGGGAGCATATGAATAAAGAACATGGGATTGATTACTCAAAAGAGACCATTATGGATTCAATAAAGCGAAAAAGTTCAGAGCCAGCCCATAAACCCAAGCAAACATAA
- a CDS encoding trimeric intracellular cation channel family protein → MVDFSFPIDGFISILDYLGTIAFAVTGASKAISHKADIFGIIVLATVVGVGGGVTRDVIFGRFPTAFSDPIYVSLTVIAGVVMFFLFTKMKKQMNVWLVFDAVGLGVFSILGASIAFQIVGLNFLPMLFGGMITAIGGGILRDVFVREIPIVFVKEVYAIASIIGIVIFYVTLSSGVEIQLASIIGIVATTGIRLLAMKFNWNLPKVREA, encoded by the coding sequence TTGGTAGATTTCTCTTTTCCAATTGATGGCTTTATCAGTATCTTAGATTACTTGGGGACAATCGCATTTGCAGTAACTGGAGCTTCAAAAGCAATCTCTCACAAAGCTGACATTTTTGGAATTATTGTTTTGGCAACTGTAGTAGGTGTTGGCGGCGGAGTGACGCGAGATGTAATCTTTGGTAGATTCCCAACTGCGTTCTCTGATCCAATCTATGTCTCTCTGACTGTAATTGCAGGAGTTGTGATGTTTTTCTTGTTTACAAAAATGAAAAAGCAGATGAATGTCTGGCTGGTCTTTGATGCAGTGGGATTGGGTGTGTTTTCCATCTTGGGCGCATCAATTGCATTTCAGATAGTTGGATTGAATTTTCTTCCAATGCTCTTTGGCGGAATGATTACAGCAATTGGCGGTGGAATACTCAGAGATGTCTTTGTTAGAGAAATTCCAATCGTATTTGTAAAAGAAGTGTATGCCATTGCATCAATTATTGGAATTGTGATTTTCTATGTTACGTTGTCTTCTGGCGTTGAGATTCAGTTGGCATCAATTATTGGAATTGTTGCAACTACTGGAATCAGACTATTGGCAATGAAGTTTAACTGGAATTTGCCAAAGGTTCGAGAAGCTTGA
- a CDS encoding Lrp/AsnC ligand binding domain-containing protein yields the protein MPRSYVLMSCDLGSEKDVISSLKKTDGVKEARGTLGLYDIVVQIESDSEKKIRETVTGVIRKMPKIRSTVTLTRSESGELFQSSEKLIGAMLGQNQAQAYVVIHCDKGEEYPTLKNLSHIPEVKEADVVFGFYDVICKIETADNKTLENIITKAIRALPHIKSSMTLNVINEQD from the coding sequence ATGCCAAGATCCTATGTGTTAATGAGCTGTGATTTGGGTTCTGAGAAAGATGTTATCTCATCACTGAAAAAAACTGACGGTGTAAAAGAGGCACGTGGAACACTGGGGCTATATGATATTGTAGTACAGATTGAATCAGATTCTGAAAAGAAGATCAGAGAGACAGTTACAGGTGTGATTCGTAAAATGCCAAAAATTCGATCTACTGTAACTTTGACTCGTTCAGAATCAGGAGAATTATTCCAATCCTCTGAAAAATTAATTGGGGCAATGCTTGGACAAAATCAAGCTCAAGCATATGTGGTGATTCACTGTGATAAGGGAGAGGAATATCCAACTCTGAAAAATCTTAGTCACATACCTGAAGTAAAAGAGGCCGACGTAGTCTTTGGATTCTATGATGTGATTTGTAAAATTGAGACAGCAGATAACAAAACACTAGAAAATATCATCACTAAAGCAATAAGAGCTCTGCCTCACATTAAATCTAGCATGACACTTAATGTAATCAACGAACAAGATTGA